The following proteins come from a genomic window of Metarhizium brunneum chromosome 2, complete sequence:
- the Kif21b gene encoding Kinesin-like protein KIF21B, producing the protein MASSPPASPLHHRERPLSAIVRPGPRSASRLSMSSKAGVGSRASDDESRTAVKVAVRVRPPLKPNDPGYDLIPQRFQRSMVQTTSNTSLAIDSPQGRKIFVFDRVFSPEVLQDGIWEYLADSINAFTQGYNVSLLAYGQSGAGKSYTMGTSNPGEHEDESMTGVIPRAATALFQKLDLPNAGGTGSSSNRQSMSSLRTPRSYNHQNLLGDRNWSLKATYVEIYNEQLRDLLVPESTPANERTNIAIREDTKGNIILTGLRQVDIGSVDDLMNALNFGSSIRQTDATAINAKSSRSHAVFSLNLVQRKSKLQTATGAEKRLSMPLEAMTGQDLSITTDSKLHFVDLAGSERLKNTGAQGERAKEGISINAGLASLGKVISQLSSRQSGSHVSYRDSKLTRLLQDSLGGNAITYMIACVTPAEFHLSETLNTVQYAQRARAIQSKPRIQQVDDGDSKGLIERLRAEVSFLRDQIRSSQGSDHNPRRGNAAPNERSDRSSERESELQNQLLDAQENYSALSQRHAKLIAELARAREHESEQAGQNDSTSADDRLNRSNSFAQAVEQVVLEYEKTIQSLEQSLSSTRSTLSNTETSLLEKETKCAYVDTINSQLQARLQKLMDREASTENYLHDLEAKLDGHTSGEEKNATIILELRKEIARVRENEAACEDYISTLEERLAEADQDIELMQREIDRLESVVERQRSLGKLDALLYELDHVDSGKADEPEPTMMNGATRGRRFTDHSRSQSHVSRKSQLDGPIPEENDEHSQDLNTENRVHDAAADEETAQDPDQENDVQHGVEVEAKELTSGNTARSAKQSKYVADKLENVTQELLDLRVEHETTIQDYDQLQAKYEEALRSLSELQDAVDEARHPERSIVRDSTVFESPLPKVRPDSFTSDGKSVDLKDEPRSSMSRSLSSELSSAMESPATMNSSAVDLSSEADTATTKPAVSSEDLGHREENEQLTAEIERLRKLAEEKDVAEKTLAEKYAELESAHNDTLDMVEELKTEVSKARAVEATSPRTSTPVIRRKSSQNLLVIDRAHRSFASLRNIASENFENQPEVMQSFELNLNSAMHELHSRSERIQELEADITSVKKEMETKMTIISGLTRERSSLKASPMDMSMVANLRDQLERNEKQMSQMREAHESREKELTTQLDELRESWRNAAAHPTIGEGVNSTIVDDSAKEREQRIVELQEELSGWEETHRLVIDAAEKTEADLRANIAKLEAQIASSNNELNNSIAQDKSANQELVKDSEQKQKKLVDFLRTEIDEYKAIININSTKIVELANEHADAKSELEKLNNSHESAIKELEQHRELVASLETQVASHSETAKSHQEALDLLKDGHAKEMLELKSHEQKSYEEQAEVLMQEHTESMHKLEDELSRARDELSEIATQVATGMGVDVNIELLSERIDKLLVSQKTLAEEQQKAEEMKNQVAELTSINENVLGDIKAAKSSLTEMLSDSADTVPTSVVEQLGAVKTKLVDLEGRNKKNSRLVEELEEQLQNNFDEAQMTNNRLSTLQTERNVQLEEATAARAKLQGDLDSIREEYAVLQAKYQELSSTGDIKRSNSNSTIRKSASHTSLPSPPPAIPLPPLPNVAARSGSPTNGVPNSPTSGRPVSKDNVNISQLTEDQEARIRTIEKHLYAERQLTQTLEEALTDLEKQSKKVKGDCDAWKKRSQELEAELKELKERQMEPQADNRWSMQAVEEERKKRQAAELARKQLEERMNAINKSKKKKGSLNCF; encoded by the exons ATggcatcatcgccgccggcgtcgcctCTACATCACCGGGAGCGACCTCTCAGCGCCATCGTGAGACCAGGCCCAAGGAGTGCCAGCAGGTTGAGCATGAGCAGCAAAGCTGGTGTTGGTAGCAGGGCCTCGGACGACGAGAGCCGCACAGCTGTCAAAGTTG CTGTTCGGGTGCGACCACCGTTGAAGCCCAACGATCCAGGCTATGATCTCATCCCACAACGCTTTCAGCGCTCCATGGTCCAAACGACATCCAACACCAGCTTGGCCATCGACTCCCCGCAAGGCAGGAAGATATTCGTCTTTGATCGCGTCTTCAGCCCCGAGGTTCTGCAAGATGGAATTTGGGAGTACTTGGCTGACTCGATCAACGCCTTTACACAAGGCTACAATGTCTCGCTTCTGGCATATGGACAGTCTGGAGCTGGAAAGTCATATACCATGGGCACCTCGAACCCAGGTGAACATGAAGATGAATCAATGACTG GTGTCATCCCCAGAGCAGCCACTGCTCTGTTTCAGAAGCTTGATTTACCCAACGCCGGAGGTACCGGCTCATCGTCAAACAGACAGTCCATGTCAAGTCTCCGGACTCCCCGCTCCTACAACCATCAAAACCTTCTCGGCGACCGCAATTGGTCGTTGAAAGCGACGTATGTGGAAATTTATAACGAGCAGCTGCGCGATTTGCTTGTGCCCGAGTCGACTCCTGCCAATGAGCGGACCAACATCGCCATCCGAGAAGACACAAAAGGCAATATTATCCTCACTGGCCTGCGACAAGTCGACATTGGTTCTGTTGACGATCTCATGAACGCCCTCAATTTCGGTTCCAGCATTCGCCAAACCGACGCCACTGCAATCAATGCCAAGTCTTCTCGCTCTCACGCCGTCTTCTCGTTGAACTTGGTGCAGCGCAAGAGCAAGCTTCAGACGGCAACTGGTGCGGAGAAGCGACTCTCGATGCCTCTGGAGGCCATGACTGGCCAGGACCTGTCAATTACGACGGACAGCAAACTGCACTTTGTCGATCTTGCGGGAAGCGAGCGACTTAAAAATACTGGTGCACAAGGAGAACGAGCCAAGGAGGGCATCTCCATCAATGCTGGTTTGGCATCTCTAGGCAAAGTCATTAGCCAATTGTCCTCCCGTCAATCTGGCTCTCATGTATCGTACCGCGACTCTAAACTAACCCGCCTGCTGCAAGACTCGCTAGGTGGCAACGCCATCACCTATATGATTGCGTGTGTCACTCCTGCTGAATTCCACCTAAGCGAGACTTTAAACACGGTTCAATATGCGCAGCGTGCTAGAGCGATCCAGTCCAAACCACGAATCCAGCAAGTTGACGATGGAGACAGCAAGGGCTTGATTGAACGACTACGAGCAGAAGTGTCCTTCCTGCGAGATCAAATTCGAAGCTCACAAGGCAGCGACCATAATCCACGACGAGGCAATGCTGCACCGAATGAGCGGTCTGACAGATCAAGCGAGCGGGAATCGGAACTCCAAAATCAACTGCTAGATGCCCAAGAAAATTACAGCGCGCTGAGCCAGCGACATGCCAAACTGATTGCCGAACTTGCGAGGGCACGAGAACACGAATCGGAGCAAGCTGGCCAGAATGACTCAACCTCAGCCGACGATCGACTCAACCGATCCAACTCATTCGCACAGGCGGTCGAGCAGGTTGTCCTCGAGTACGAGAAGACCATTCAGAGTTTGGAGCAATCTTTATCGAGTACCCGATCCACATTGTCTAACACCGAGACATCGCTTCTCGAGAAGGAAACAAAATGCGCATATGTGGACACCATTAATAGCCAGCTACAAGCTCGTCTTCAGAAACTCATGGACAGGGAGGCCAGCACCGAAAACTACCTCCATGACCTCGAAGCCAAGCTGGATGGCCATACGAGCGGCGAGGAAAAGAATGCTACGATTATACTGGAGCTTCGCAAGGAAATTGCGCGAGTCAGAGAAAACGAGGCTGCCTGCGAAGATTACATTTCCACGCTTGAGGAGCGTTTGGCCGAAGCAGACCAGGATATTGAACTAATGCAGCGTGAGATTGATCGTTTGGAGTCGGTGGTCGAGCGCCAGCGCAGCCTAGGAAAGTTGGATGCTCTTCTTTATGAGCTCGATCACGTTGATTCGGGCAAGGCTGACGAACCAGAGCCAACAATGATGAATGGAGCAACTCGTGGTCGCCGATTTACCGACCATTCTCGAAGCCAGTCGCACGTCAGCCGCAAGAGTCAACTTGATGGGCCGATTCCCGAAGAGAATGATGAGCATTCCCAGGACCTGAATACTGAGAACCGTGTCCACGATGCTGCAGCGGATGAAGAGACTGCCCAAGATCCCGATCAAGAGAATGACGTGCAGCATGGCGTTGAGGTGGAGGCCAAAGAGCTGACAAGCGGAAACACAGCTCGAAGCGCCAAGCAGAGCAAATATGTCGCTGACAAGCTGGAGAATGTCACACAAGAACTCCTCGATCTCCGTGTTGAGCACGAAACCACTATCCAAGACTATGATCAACTCCAGGCTAAATACGAAGAAGCTCTTCGATCGTTGTCTGAATTGCAAGACGCGGTTGATGAGGCACGCCACCCTGAGCGATCAATAGTCCGCGATTCTACAGTCTTTGAATCGCCCTTGCCGAAAGTTCGTCCTGATTCATTTACTTCTGACGGCAAATCGGTCGACTTGAAAGATGAACCTCGGTCATCCATGTCGAGATCCTTGTCGTCTGAGTTGTCTTCCGCGATGGAGTCACCGGCTACCATGAATAGTTCAGCTGTTGACTTGAGTTCAGAAGCTGacaccgccaccaccaaaCCCGCAGTTTCGAGCGAGGATTTGGGCCATCGAGAAGAAAATGAACAGCTAACCGCAGAAATCGAGAGATTACGCAAGCTGGCGGAAGAAAAAGATGTCGCTGAGAAGACTCTGGCTGAGAAATATGCCGAACTCGAATCTGCTCACAACGATACGCTGGATATGGTGGAGGAACTGAAGACCGAGGTGTCAAAGGCGCGCGCTGTCGAGGCAACGTCACCAAGAACTAGCACCCCCGTCATTCGTCGCAAATCCAGCCAGAACCTCTTGGTAATTGACCGTGCACATCGCTCCTTCGCTTCCCTCCGCAACATTGCTTCCGAGAACTTTGAGAATCAACCCGAAGTTATGCAGAGCTTTGAGCTCAATTTGAATTCTGCCATGCATGAACTCCACTCCCGAAGTGAACGCATCCAAGAGCTGGAGGCGGACATCACGTCGGtcaagaaggagatggagactAAGATGACCATCATCTCGGGATTGACACGCGAAAGATCCAGCTTGAAGGCCAGCCCGATGGATATGTCCATGGTTGCAAACTTGCGTGATCAGCTTGAAAGAAACGAAAAACAGATGTCTCAGATGCGGGAGGCGCATGAGTCGCGCGAGAAGGAGTTGACGACGCAGCTTGATGAATTACGAGAGTCTTGGCGGAATGCCGCGGCCCACCCCACGATTGGCGAGGGTGTCAACTCAACCATTGtcgacgactctgccaagGAAAGAGAGCAACGAATCGTGGAACTCCAAGAAGAATTGTCTGGATGGGAGGAGACACACAGACTAGTTATTGACGCCGCGGAAAAGACGGAGGCTGACCTACGCGCCAATATCGCGAAACTGGAAGCACAAATTGCTTCGTCGAATAATGAGCTCAACAATTCCATCGCTCAGGACAAATCTGCGAATCAGGAATTGGTCAAAGACTCGGAACAAAAGCAGAAGAAACTAGTAGACTTCTTGCGTACCGAGATTGATGAGTACAAGGCCATTATCAATATCAATTCTACCAAGATTGTTGAGTTGGCAAATGAACATGCCGATGCCAAGTCTGAGCTGGAGAAACTCAACAATTCCCACGAGTCGGCCATCAAGGAGCTTGAACAGCACCGAGAGCTCGTTGCATCCCTCGAGACCCAGGTTGCCAGTCACTCTGAGACAGCCAAATCCCACCAAGAAGCCCTAGATCTTCTCAAAGATGGACACGCAAAGGAGATGTTGGAGCTCAAGTCACATGAGCAGAAGAGCTACGAGGAACAGGCCGAAGTTCTTATGCAAGAGCATACTGAATCCATGCATAAGCTCGAAGATGAATTATCACGGGCTAGAGATGAGCTTTCCGAGATTGCCACCCAGGTCGCGACTGGTATGGGTGTTGACGTCAACATTGAGCTGCTCTCGGAAAGAATCGATAAGCTTCTGGTTTCTCAAAAGACGCTAGCCGAGGAACAACAAAAGGCCGAGGAAATGAAGAATCAAGTTGCTGAACTCACTTCTATCAATGAGAATGTCCTTGGTGATATCAAGGCTGCGAAATCTTCCTTGACAGAGATGCTTTCGGACAGTGCTGATACTGTCCCGACGTCTGTAGTTGAGCAGCTTGGTGCTGTGAAGACGAAGCTTGTGGATCTGGAAGGCCGCAATAAGAAGAACAGCCGCCTGGTGGAAGAGCTTGAGGAACAACTTCAGAACAACTTTGACGAAGCACAAATGACCAATAATCGTCTTAGCACTTTGCAGACGGAGCGCAATGTGCAGCTCGAAGAGGCTACCGCGGCTCGAGCCAAACTTCAAGGCGATTTGGATAGCATCCGGGAAGAGTACGCAGTACTGCAAGCCAAATATCAAGAACTCTCCAGCACGGGCGATATCAAGCGATCCAATTCCAACTCGACGATCCGCAAGAGCGCCTCACACACTTCGCTGCCATCTCCACCGCCGGCCATTCCTCTACCACCACTGCCCAATGTTGCTGCCAGAAGCGGCTCCCCAACCAACGGCGTGCCCAATTCtccgacatctggacgccCTGTTAGCAAGGACAATGTCAACATTTCACAACTCACCGaagaccaagaagcccgaATCAGAACCATTGAGAAGCACCTTTACGCTGAGCGACAATTGACACAGACACTCGAGGAGGCACTCACAGACCTTGAGAAGCAGTCGAAGAAGGTCAAGGGCGACTGCGATGCGTGGAAGAAGCGTTCGCAAGAGCTTGAAGCCGAACTCAAGGAATTGAAAGAACGACAGATGGAGCCCCAGGCAGATAATCGCTGGAGTATGCAGGCTGTCGAAGAGGAGCGAAAGAAGCGAcaggccgccgagctggcTAGAAAGCAGCTTGAAGAAAGGATGAATGCCATTaacaagagcaagaagaagaagggtagTCTGAACTGCTTCTAG
- the atl1 gene encoding Alkyltransferase-like protein 1, whose protein sequence is MARSDEAAAFFHAVYSAVQEIPRGKVTSYAHIATLVGTRGVAAQRPRQVGMCMKHLSSDASHRFNNANVPWQRVINSKGVISPRSQPDGAQNQAAALRDEGVHVTRGAMGEFMVDFGEYGWFPRVLPSEAVGDEAWESSTGEEEEGE, encoded by the exons ATGGCGCGCTCcgacgaagccgccgccttcttccacgCCGTCTACAGCGCGGTGCAAGAGATTCCCCGCGGCAAAGTGACTTCGTACGCGCACATTGCCACGCTCGTAGGAACGC GGGGGGTGGCAGCACAACGGCCCAGACAGGTGGGCATGTGCATGAAGCACCTGTCGAGCGATGCGTCGCACCGCTTCAACAACGCCAACGTCCCGTGGCAGCGGGTCATCAATTCCAAGGGCGTCATATCGCCGCG GTCCCAGCCGGACGGTGCGCAGAACCAGGCCGCGGCGCTGAGGGACGAGGGCGTGCACGTCACGCGCGGCGCCATGGGGGAATTCATGGTTGACTTTGGCGAGTACGGCTGGTTTCCGCGCGTCTTGCCGTCTGAGGCTGTTGGTGACGAGGCCTGGGAGAGCAGCactggcgaggaagaagagggcgagTAG
- the eme1 gene encoding Crossover junction endonuclease eme1: MASDVIDLISSSPVRTTTSRPSACVQQPAKRRDDIDDFDDLDDDVFDVLDDRQAKRKRTTGPGDAQTNCDKLTTAISSKPPLPLKEQTSRYQNPTVWDPIEFTSSLEPVSPAKEQIDKGLPSQTSVAKKAIGNSTCEDAISCFSSDPFASSPHPLPGRPLASKRAVSLDPFCSSPPPSLTTSRSRNTATEYGKGRDGLRWQAGISRQSAIEVHEDVDTSLFADPQLPRWANEPVVLEDLITIDDSDSLSDDANDALPAISDMDVSKRRARSPLRRSQSDLTWSKSRTCYSATSTKRVKPQKTAHEREVEKTKKRLEREEAKAAKAAEKQRAAALVEVNKLRTDKKVSTPEMIVDLPSGLSSELRIQVQEMLQGLGVDHATWDCPKHSIIKWRRKVTSKYNDDIGLWEPVPAKIVDEEIAMIIVTAEEVVAMALGDLLASHVADIKTHHGSMKFVYLVQGMTPWLRQNRNNRNRHFASGVRSTGAAASSSSRTNNAEYISEDTVEDAMLALQVEHGMLIHHTAVAIDTARWVINFTQHVSTIPYRMQRDQATSVAGFCMESGQVRTGDSAHDTYVRTLQQVVRVTAPIAYGIAAEFDSITKLVQGLERGGPERLDSVRKSANKDGAVSDRTLGQAISRRMYKVFTGKDEDSTDV; this comes from the coding sequence ATGGCCTCGGATGTAATCGACCTAATCTCATCCAGCCCTGTGCGAACAACCACCTCCAGACCATCGGCCTGCGTGCAACAGCCAGCAAAACGCCGTGATGATatcgacgactttgacgaccTTGACGACGATGTATTTGATGTACTGGATGATCGGCAAGCCAAACGCAAAAGGACAACAGGACCGGGTGACGCGCAAACCAACTGCGACAAACTCACCACTGCAATCTCGTCGAAACCCCCGTTGCCGCTAAAAGAGCAGACGAGTCGCTATCAGAACCCAACAGTATGGGATCCCATTGAGTTTACAAGCTCCTTGGAGCCGGTTTCGCCGGCTAAAGAACAAATCGATAAAGGACTGCCATCGCAGACATCTGTtgctaaaaaggctattgGAAATTCAACATGCGAAGACGCAATTTCGTGCTTCAGCTCTGACCCCTTCGCCAGCTCTCCCCATCCTCTGCCCGGGAGACCACTTGCTAGCAAGAGGGCTGTGTCTCTTGACCCCTTTTGCAGCTCACCTCCACCATCGCTGACTACATCTCGAAGTCGGAACACGGCCACGGAATATGGCAAAGGAAGAGATGGGCTACGCTGGCAAGCTGGAATTTCCCGACAGTCCGCAATCGAAGTGCATGAGGATGTCGACACCAGCTTATTCGCTGACCCCCAACTGCCTAGATGGGCCAATGAACCCGTAGTCTTGGAAGACCTAATCACTATTGATGATTCTGACTCGTTGAGTGATGATGCCAATGACGCATTACCAGCCATCTCAGACATGGATGTCTCAAAGCGCCGTGCTCGATCGCCATTGCGACGGTCGCAGAGCGACTTGACATGGTCCAAGTCTAGGACTTGCTACTCGGCTACATCCACAAAAAGGGTGAAGCCACAAAAGACAGCCCATGAGCGAGAGGTcgagaagacgaagaagcgACTGGAGAGagaggaagccaaggctgcGAAAGCCGCAGAGAAACAACGGGCCGCTGCTCTGGTGGAAGTAAATAAGCTTCGCACCGACAAGAAAGTATCGACCCCGGAAATGATTGTAGATTTACCTTCTGGCCTCAGCTCAGAGCTGCGAATTCAAGTCCAAGAGATGTTGCAAGGCCTTGGCGTGGACCATGCAACTTGGGATTGCCCCAAACACAGCATCATCAAGTGGCGGAGGAAGGTGACGAGCAAATACAACGATGATATTGGCTTATGGGAGCCAGTGCCAGCAAAGAttgtcgacgaggaaattGCCATGATAATCGTTACAGCTGAAGAAGTTGTTGCCATGGCGCTGGGTGACTTGCTGGCAAGTCATGTCGCCGATATCAAGACGCATCACGGCAGCATGAAGTTTGTGTACCTTGTTCAGGGCATGACGCCGTGGCTCCGCCAGAATCGCAACAACCGAAACCGACATTTTGCCTCTGGTGTTCGATCCACGGGCGCGGCcgcatcctcctcgtcgcgCACCAACAACGCTGAGTATATCTCGGAGGACACTGTTGAAGATGCCATGCTGGCCCTTCAAGTCGAGCACGGGATGCTCATTCACCATACGGCCGTTGCCATAGACACGGCTAGGTGGGTAATCAACTTTACGCAGCACGTCTCCACGATCCCGTACAGGATGCAGCGGGATCAGGCAACTTCCGTCGCCGGCTTTTGCATGGAGAGCGGTCAAGTGCGAACCGGGGACAGTGCCCACGACACGTACGTGAGGACGTTGCAACAGGTTGTGCGGGTCACTGCGCCCATCGCGTATGGCATTGCGGCCGAGTTTGACAGTATTACAAAGTTGGTGCAGGGGCTGGAACGCGGTGGTCCGGAGAGGCTTGATTCCGTGAGGAAGAGCGCCAACAAGGACGGCGCCGTGTCGGACCGGACACTGGGGCAAGCCATCAGTCGGCGAATGTACAAGGTATTCACGGGCAAAGATGAAGACAGCACGGATGTATGA